Within Pseudomonas cichorii, the genomic segment AGGCCATCGTCAACAGCGAAAGGCTGACTGCAGACCGAGATGCGGCCGCTCACCAGTCGCACCTCGCACGTTTGACCTATCAACGCTATGAGGAACTGGGGGCCGATGCTGCTGTATCGCGTGAGGATTTCGACAAGGCGCGCTTTGATCATGAAGAGAAGAGCGCCACGCTCGCTTCGCTTCAGGCCCAGGTTCGTACTGCCCGAATCAACATAGAGACAGCCCGGATAAACCTGGGCTACACCCGGATTCTTGCGCCCATGGATGGCAAGATCCTGGCCATCGTTACCCAGGAAGGCCAGACAGTCATTGCCGAACAACTGGCGCCTGTGATTCTGAAAATGGCCCGGCTCGATACGATGACCATCAAGGCCCGGGTTTCTGAGGCCGATGTGGTGAAGATCAAGGCTGGCATGCCGGTCTACTTCACGATACTCGGGGACCGCGACAAGCGTTACAACGCCACATTGCGAGGCATCGAGCCGGCCTCTACCAGTTTCGCCAGCCAGTCCAGCGGAGCAGGGCGGTCAGATTCAGCGGTTTTCTACAATGCCTTCTTCGATGTTCCCAATCCCGACGGGCGCTTGAGAATCAATATGACGGCACAGGTACGCGTCGTGCTTGAGGTGAGTGAGGGCGTCTTGACGATTCCTGTGGCGGCACTGGGCGAACAGAACCCTGACGGGACTTATCCGGTGCGCATCCTTGAAGAGCAGGACCAGGTCAGAACGGAAAATATACGTACCGGCATCAATAACAAGGTCAGGGTTCAGGTGCTGTCCGGTTTGAAGGCGGGAGACAAGGTCGTGATCGGGGGAGAGGCACCTAAATAGAGGTCTTGTCTTGCCCTCGAGACGCCTTGAACATATTTAGATACGAAACGGGCTGAACTAACGGCTTGGCCATGCGTTCCTTTTCTGTGCGCAGTCTGCGCGCGCCCTGATGAGCCGGTGCCACTGCACCGCGCATGAGTCCAGGTTCGCCACACGATAAGGAGCCGCCGTGACCGTTACCGCCAACCCCGTCTACCGAAGCACGCCAAGCCCGCTGCACGCGATCTTGCTTGCCGGAACCGTCCCGCTGTTTCTCGGCGCCTTGCTGAGTGACATTGCCTACTTCAAGACCTTTCAGATCCAGTGGAGCAACTTTGCGTCCTGGCTTATTGCCGGTGGCCTGGTGTTCTGCGGCCTGGCGTTGCTGTTCGCGCTGGTCAATCTGATCCGGGCAGAGCACAAGGCTGGTCGCCCGGTGGTGTACTTTCTGCTGCTTCTGGGCACTTGGGTATTGGGCCTGATCAATGCTTTCGAACATGCTAAAGACGCATGGGCCGTCATGCCCTCGGGTCTGGTTCTGTCCGTTATCGTGACCCTGCTGTCTGTTGTCGCCGCATGGATCGGGTTGAGCAACCTGCGGTCAGGAGGTGCGCAATGAGACATTTGCCTGCACTGTCTGTTTTGAGTGTTGCCTTGTTGCTGAGCGCATGTGGCGGCGAAGCGGATAGCACCCAGTCTCTCGGGCCCGATCCCAAACTGCCTGAGCCGCAACGTGGCCTGCTGCCGAGCATGAAAATTGCCGAGCCGGCTGAGTGGGGCGACAAAAAGCCAACCGTGCCTCAGGGCTACAGTGTTACCGCGATCGCTACCGATCTGAGAATCCCGCGTCAGACTCTTGTTCTACCCAACGGCGATATCATCGTTGCAGAAGGTCGTGGCGGCGGTGCTGCGAAGCTCAAGCCCAAGGATGTCATCGCAAGCGTCATCAAGGCCGAGGGTAATACCAAGGTCAAAGGTGGTAACCGTCTGACATTGCTGCGCGATGCCGACGGTGATGGAACCTACGAGCTGAAGACCGTGTTTGCCGAAAACCTCAACGCGCCTTATGGCCTGGCCTTTGCCGATGGCAAGCTGTACGTGGCGAACCAGGATGCGCTGGTGCGTTTCGATTATGCAGAAGGCCAGACCAAGGCCAGCGGCGCGCCCACCAAGGTCACCGACCTGCCGTCCGAGATCAACCACCACTGGACCAAGGCTCTGACTGTCAGCCCTGACGGCCGTTTCCTGTATGTTGGTATCGGCTCAAACAGCAACGTCACCGAACGTGGCATGGAGGCAGAAGTCGACCGTGCCATGGTATGGCAGATCGATGCTCAGACGGGTGCTCACAAGCCTTATGCAACCGGACTGCGCAACCCTACGGCGTTGGCGATTCAACCCGGGACCGGACAATTGTGGACGGTGGTCAACGAGCGTGACGAGTTGGGCCCCGATCTGGTTCCCGATTATCTGACATCGGTACGCGAGGGCGGTTTCTACGGCTGGCCTTACAGCTATTGGGGGCAGAACGTCGACTCTCGCGCCCAGCCGCAAAATCCTGAGAAGGTAGCCGCTGCAATCAAGCCGGATTACAGCCTGGGGTCGCATGTCGCAGCACTGGGCGTCGACTTCTCCATACCGGCCCTGGGCGACAAGTACGCAAACGGCGTATTCGTTGGCGAGCATGGCAGCTGGAACCGGGATAATCCGGTGGGTTACAAAGTGATCTTCGTACCGTTCAGCAATGGACGGCCAGCAGGCGAGCCGCTTGATTTCGCTACAGGCTTCCGGGATGCAGAAGGGAAAACCCGCGGCCGGCCTGTGGGGGTGACTGTCGATCCACGTGGCGCCTTGATCATCGCCGATGACCTGGCGAATACGGTGTGGAGGGTGACTCGTAATCGATAAGCCTTGAGCGATGCGCCGGGCAGTAGTGCCCGGCGTGTCATTTCAGACCGTTTGTGGATGAGTGCGCTACATCGCCGTTGCTACCACCGAAATATAAGCCCCCACACGTAACTAGGCAAAATGCCAGCTGCAACGTCAAAAAGTCATAAGTTAATGACTAAAAACTATTTTTCTTATTCCTGATAGAAATATATCGTCCAGCCACATCAACGATATTTCTTGTAATCAGGAGTCAGGAATGCGGCGTCTTACGGCTTTGGCAATCGCTATTGCAATCAGTGGTTCGGTGTGGGCAAAGACGCCTGCGGATACGTTGATTGTGGCTCGTTCAATTGACGATATCGTCAGTCTTGACCCCGCAGAAAGTTTCGAAATTACCGCTACAAACACTCTGGTCAACTTGTATCAGCGACTGCTGGAACCTGATCGTCAGAATCCGTCTGTGCTGGTACCGGCCCTGGCGCAAAGCTGGACCGTCGGCAGTGACGACAAGAGCCTGGTGTTCAAACTGCGCTCTGGAGCGACTTTTTCTTCGGGCAACGCGGTACGTCCAGAGGACGTCATTTATTCTTTCAAGCGCGTCGTCAAACTGAACAAGACGCCTTCCTTCATTCTGGGGGAACTGGGCTGGACAGCAGACAACATTGACGGCTTTCTTACCAAGGTTGATGAGAATCACGTAAAAATTGCCTGGCCAGCAGGTGTCGGCAGCGCTTTTGCCCTGAGTATCCTGTCGGCGACCCCCGTTGGCTTTATTGTCGATGCGACAGAAGTCGAGAAACATGCGAAGGGCGCCGATCTGGGCAATGGCTGGCTGAAAAATCATTCGGCGGGTACGGGGGCTTATGCATTGCGCTCCTACACACCTCATGAGGCCGTGGTTTTGCAGGCCAACCCCCATGCAGCCGTGGCCCCCAAGCTGAAGACGGTCGTGATCAAGAATGTCACGGATCCGGCAACCCGCCGCCTGCTGGTGGTCCAGGGTGATGCGGACCTTGCGTATGATCTGGGTGCCGATCAGTTCAGCGCTCTTGAGCAGCAGAAGGGCGTGACAGTCCAGCGTTTCCCTTCATCGATGATTTACTACCTGGGCATCAATAGCGGTAACACTCAGGTTCCCGCCCTGAAGAATCCCGCTTTCTGGGAAGCAGCCCGCTGGCTCGTGGATTACCAGAGCATTTCCAAAAACCTGCTCAAGGGGCAGTACAGCGTGCACCAATCGTTCCTGCCAT encodes:
- a CDS encoding efflux RND transporter periplasmic adaptor subunit, producing the protein MIFIDLLVSLAGYALYKGATQDEAPHYLTASAEITHIENAVQAEGVLQGQQQVDVGSQVSGQLQSLKVAPGDNVQKGQLLAQIDPLPASNALRQAIVNSERLTADRDAAAHQSHLARLTYQRYEELGADAAVSREDFDKARFDHEEKSATLASLQAQVRTARINIETARINLGYTRILAPMDGKILAIVTQEGQTVIAEQLAPVILKMARLDTMTIKARVSEADVVKIKAGMPVYFTILGDRDKRYNATLRGIEPASTSFASQSSGAGRSDSAVFYNAFFDVPNPDGRLRINMTAQVRVVLEVSEGVLTIPVAALGEQNPDGTYPVRILEEQDQVRTENIRTGINNKVRVQVLSGLKAGDKVVIGGEAPK
- a CDS encoding DUF2231 domain-containing protein, translating into MTVTANPVYRSTPSPLHAILLAGTVPLFLGALLSDIAYFKTFQIQWSNFASWLIAGGLVFCGLALLFALVNLIRAEHKAGRPVVYFLLLLGTWVLGLINAFEHAKDAWAVMPSGLVLSVIVTLLSVVAAWIGLSNLRSGGAQ
- a CDS encoding PQQ-dependent sugar dehydrogenase; amino-acid sequence: MRHLPALSVLSVALLLSACGGEADSTQSLGPDPKLPEPQRGLLPSMKIAEPAEWGDKKPTVPQGYSVTAIATDLRIPRQTLVLPNGDIIVAEGRGGGAAKLKPKDVIASVIKAEGNTKVKGGNRLTLLRDADGDGTYELKTVFAENLNAPYGLAFADGKLYVANQDALVRFDYAEGQTKASGAPTKVTDLPSEINHHWTKALTVSPDGRFLYVGIGSNSNVTERGMEAEVDRAMVWQIDAQTGAHKPYATGLRNPTALAIQPGTGQLWTVVNERDELGPDLVPDYLTSVREGGFYGWPYSYWGQNVDSRAQPQNPEKVAAAIKPDYSLGSHVAALGVDFSIPALGDKYANGVFVGEHGSWNRDNPVGYKVIFVPFSNGRPAGEPLDFATGFRDAEGKTRGRPVGVTVDPRGALIIADDLANTVWRVTRNR
- a CDS encoding ABC transporter substrate-binding protein, with product MRRLTALAIAIAISGSVWAKTPADTLIVARSIDDIVSLDPAESFEITATNTLVNLYQRLLEPDRQNPSVLVPALAQSWTVGSDDKSLVFKLRSGATFSSGNAVRPEDVIYSFKRVVKLNKTPSFILGELGWTADNIDGFLTKVDENHVKIAWPAGVGSAFALSILSATPVGFIVDATEVEKHAKGADLGNGWLKNHSAGTGAYALRSYTPHEAVVLQANPHAAVAPKLKTVVIKNVTDPATRRLLVVQGDADLAYDLGADQFSALEQQKGVTVQRFPSSMIYYLGINSGNTQVPALKNPAFWEAARWLVDYQSISKNLLKGQYSVHQSFLPSGVAGSLGDQPFKLDVEKAKGILKNAGIAEGTRIELNVFNQPPYTDIAQALQSSFGKAGIDITVRPLVESELWAKMRSRDYQLIFTYWGMDYLDPNSNASTFTYNVENGPKTLAWRTQWNIPQLSQETRAAAAERDPQKRTALYGHLQKTVQESSPFVVALQGRNQVAVHEGVEGVLQNITVSLPYFDQVSKAK